A single window of Bombyx mori chromosome 9, ASM3026992v2 DNA harbors:
- the LOC733073 gene encoding SCP-related protein precursor: protein MQSFLIFVVALACFQSIDCRKLQPLSCDDIRQFVNGHNLRREQIAKGEISGQPAATQMKYMIWDKELAAKAAKWASSDNDFHNPDRSIASERFSTGENLYWYMTSNKNHKINPDSALESWFNEHENYKFAPLKSSDFQKTGKKQIAHYTQMVWSDSDRVGCAIGTSRTAQMKSFFVVCNYGPAGNYLGNIPYKSGEPSNRLVCGAGDCSKPYGDQC, encoded by the exons ATGCAGTCGTTCCTTATATTTGTTGTCGCACTCGCGTGCTTTCAATCTATTGATTGTCGGA AGTTACAGCCATTATCGTGCGACGATATACGACAGTTCGTCAACGGTCACAATTTGCGGCGTGAACAAATAGCCAAGGGTGAAATATCTGGACAGCCGGCAGCGACCCAAatgaaatacatg ATTTGGGATAAGGAGTTAGCTGCGAAAGCTGCAAAGTGGGCTTCGTCGGACAATGATTTCCATAATCCAGACAGGAGCATAG CATCCGAAAGGTTTTCAACGGGCGAGAACTTGTACTGGTATATGACGAGCAATAAAAATCACAAGATCAACCCAGATTCCGCCCTCGAATCTTGGTTCAATGAACATGAAAACTACAAATTTGCGCCCTTAAAATCGAGCGACTTTCAAAAAACTGGGAAAAAGCAGATCGCCCACTACACTCAG ATGGTGTGGTCTGATAGTGATCGCGTTGGCTGCGCTATCGGCACCTCGCGGACTGCACAGATGAAATCATTCTTCGTTGTGTGCAACTATGGACCTGC TGGGAACTATCTAGGCAATATCCCATACAAATCCGGAGAGCCGAGCAATCGTCTCGTCTGCGGCGCCGGCGACTGCAGTAAACCTTATGGAGATCAATGCTAA
- the LOC101746137 gene encoding putative serine protease K12H4.7 isoform X1 yields the protein MIILLVLGSFFCLICAEPRGVEPPIRVDLQPPEETQTRSARNVQQNWVTMPVDHFDPQNTETFQMRFMYNEEFFGGNGYPIFILVGGEWTIVEGWLRAGNMFEMARENRGYQIYTEHRYYGQTLPYRDFTTENLQYLNVDQALADLAYFINEMKKQPRFADSKVILYGGSYAANMVLWFKQRYPHLVEGTVASSGPILAKVDFTGYLEVVHEAFLLEGGEQCIATIKQGIEDTILAMQTEEGKRELEAAYRLCNPIDYNDRFDLGYFSGLISWSFSTSVQQARPGTLLTICNDFASETYGVTPMQKIGGYIATTRSLGNSCWHMEYQGILNAYSGNTNSRAWYYQTCTEYGYYQTAPTSGTVFDPLVWLSVEFYVDICKRVFDERFDEAFVYDAIDRVNLIFGGLEPKVNNTINIHGYIDPWRALGVYDRDLTETSPTYTVTRASHCFDMQGWLRTDTIRMTNAQQAARRLVARWLSNT from the exons ATG ATTATCTTACTTGTATTGGGAAGTTTCTTCTGCTTGATATGTGCGGAACCTCGGGGTGTGGAACCCCCAATACGGGTAGACCTCCAACCACCTGAGGAAACTCAAACTCGTTCTGCAAGAAATGTTCAGCAGAACTGGGTCACTATGCCAGTCGATCATTTTGATCCTCAAAATACGGAAACTTTTCAAATG cgTTTTATGTACAACGAGGAATTCTTTGGTGGAAACGGATATCCAATTTTCATCCTTGTGGGAGGTGAATGGACTATTGTTGAAGGATGGTTGCGCGCGGGTAACATGTTCGAAATGGCCAGGGAAAACCGTGGATATCAGATATACACTGAACATCGGTATTACGGGCAAACGTTGCCTTATCG AGATTTTACAACAGAAAACCTGCAGTACTTGAACGTGGATCAAGCTCTTGCCGATCTTGCTTActttataaatgaaatgaaaaaacaacCTCGATTCGCAGACAGTAAGGTTATTTTATACGGTGGCTCATACGCTGCCAATATGGTTTTATGGTTTAAGCAACGCTATCCCCATTTGGTCGAAGGAACGGTGGCCTCAAGTGGCCCGATATTGGCAAAAGTGGACTTTACCG GATATTTAGAAGTAGTTCACGAAGCTTTCCTTCTTGAAGGGGGTGAGCAGTGTATAGCAACTATTAAACAAGGAATAGAAGATACAATTTTAGCAATGCAAACTGAAGAGGGTAAACGAGAATTGGAGGCGGCTTATAG atTATGTAATCCTATAGATTACAACGACCGTTTTGATCTTGGATACTTCTCAGGATTGATAAGTTGGTCGTTCTCAACGTCGGTGCAGCAAGCCCGTCCAGGAACTTTGCTAACTATTTGTAATGACTTCGCCAGTGAAACCTACG GAGTGACGCCGATGCAAAAAATAGGCGGTTATATTGCTACTACACGTTCTCTCGGTAATAGCTGCTGGCATATGGAATATCAAGGAATTCTTAATGCTTACTCAGGAAATACCAATT cACGTGCGTGGTACTACCAGACGTGTACAGAATATGGATATTATCAAACAGCTCCGACTTCTGGCACTGTATTTGATCCTCTCGTTTGGCTCAGTGTAGAATTTTATGTGGACATTTGCAAACGTGTCTTCGATGAACG GTTCGATGAGGCGTTCGTTTATGATGCGATAGATCGTGTAAATTTAATATTCGGTGGCCTGGAACCCAAAGTAAACAACACTATCAACATTCATGGCTATATTGACCCGTGGCGTGCTCTTGGTGTCTATGATAGAGATTTAACAGAAACCTCGCCGACATACACGGTcacaag
- the LOC101746137 gene encoding putative serine protease K12H4.7 isoform X2, with protein sequence MIILLVLGSFFCLICAEPRGVEPPIRVDLQPPEETQTRSARNVQQNWVTMPVDHFDPQNTETFQMRFMYNEEFFGGNGYPIFILVGGEWTIVEGWLRAGNMFEMARENRGYQIYTEHRDFTTENLQYLNVDQALADLAYFINEMKKQPRFADSKVILYGGSYAANMVLWFKQRYPHLVEGTVASSGPILAKVDFTGYLEVVHEAFLLEGGEQCIATIKQGIEDTILAMQTEEGKRELEAAYRLCNPIDYNDRFDLGYFSGLISWSFSTSVQQARPGTLLTICNDFASETYGVTPMQKIGGYIATTRSLGNSCWHMEYQGILNAYSGNTNSRAWYYQTCTEYGYYQTAPTSGTVFDPLVWLSVEFYVDICKRVFDERFDEAFVYDAIDRVNLIFGGLEPKVNNTINIHGYIDPWRALGVYDRDLTETSPTYTVTRASHCFDMQGWLRTDTIRMTNAQQAARRLVARWLSNT encoded by the exons ATG ATTATCTTACTTGTATTGGGAAGTTTCTTCTGCTTGATATGTGCGGAACCTCGGGGTGTGGAACCCCCAATACGGGTAGACCTCCAACCACCTGAGGAAACTCAAACTCGTTCTGCAAGAAATGTTCAGCAGAACTGGGTCACTATGCCAGTCGATCATTTTGATCCTCAAAATACGGAAACTTTTCAAATG cgTTTTATGTACAACGAGGAATTCTTTGGTGGAAACGGATATCCAATTTTCATCCTTGTGGGAGGTGAATGGACTATTGTTGAAGGATGGTTGCGCGCGGGTAACATGTTCGAAATGGCCAGGGAAAACCGTGGATATCAGATATACACTGAACATCG AGATTTTACAACAGAAAACCTGCAGTACTTGAACGTGGATCAAGCTCTTGCCGATCTTGCTTActttataaatgaaatgaaaaaacaacCTCGATTCGCAGACAGTAAGGTTATTTTATACGGTGGCTCATACGCTGCCAATATGGTTTTATGGTTTAAGCAACGCTATCCCCATTTGGTCGAAGGAACGGTGGCCTCAAGTGGCCCGATATTGGCAAAAGTGGACTTTACCG GATATTTAGAAGTAGTTCACGAAGCTTTCCTTCTTGAAGGGGGTGAGCAGTGTATAGCAACTATTAAACAAGGAATAGAAGATACAATTTTAGCAATGCAAACTGAAGAGGGTAAACGAGAATTGGAGGCGGCTTATAG atTATGTAATCCTATAGATTACAACGACCGTTTTGATCTTGGATACTTCTCAGGATTGATAAGTTGGTCGTTCTCAACGTCGGTGCAGCAAGCCCGTCCAGGAACTTTGCTAACTATTTGTAATGACTTCGCCAGTGAAACCTACG GAGTGACGCCGATGCAAAAAATAGGCGGTTATATTGCTACTACACGTTCTCTCGGTAATAGCTGCTGGCATATGGAATATCAAGGAATTCTTAATGCTTACTCAGGAAATACCAATT cACGTGCGTGGTACTACCAGACGTGTACAGAATATGGATATTATCAAACAGCTCCGACTTCTGGCACTGTATTTGATCCTCTCGTTTGGCTCAGTGTAGAATTTTATGTGGACATTTGCAAACGTGTCTTCGATGAACG GTTCGATGAGGCGTTCGTTTATGATGCGATAGATCGTGTAAATTTAATATTCGGTGGCCTGGAACCCAAAGTAAACAACACTATCAACATTCATGGCTATATTGACCCGTGGCGTGCTCTTGGTGTCTATGATAGAGATTTAACAGAAACCTCGCCGACATACACGGTcacaag